The sequence CGACAACGGGTCTAGACTAGACTAGACGACATACTGGACTAAGAAAGTCTACGCCAAACAAAGAAATACTGGACTAACCTAGAACAAAGCAGACTGCATTACAGGCCAGGTTGACCGAGACTACAACAAACCAGAAAAACGGACAAGGACCGAAAACGACAGACCAGAACAATCCTGACTAGACGGGTGTAGGACCAGATAAGATTAGACCACATCAGACCATATTATATCGGGCGGCATGGCGGAGCCTCTGCCTCAtagctctgaggaccgggggttcaaatcccggccccggctgcgtggcatttgcatgttctctcggtACCTGagtggcactccggtttccgtccacatcccaaaaacatgcaacattcagtggacacacgctaaattgcccgtaggcgagatcgtgagtgcgactgtcgtctgtctccgtgtgccctgcgtttggcccGGCGACCGGTTCACCTCTtacccggtgacagctgggatgcgGGTCCGGCGctgctgcgaccctcgtgaggataagcggctcagtaaacggacggatggatgttactTTTGTAAATGGAACCCGCTCCTGCCCACATCTGCTTGGAAATGCACAAAGTGTACTTATTTCATGTTTACTTTTTGCGTGGCAAAACCCGATAGTAGACGACCGCAGACCAGACTTGATGTATGAACGAGAACAATCGACATGTGATGatgaccataaaaaaaaaaaaaaaaaatcaataaacttCAGCTCTTGTGACGTCTGGTCTTGTTTTGTGCGCTGGAGTGaagagtggaggtggaggacTTCAGGACCATGGAAAGCTATTCGAGCATTTTTCCGgcggaaaaccaaaaaaagctGAATCGTCGCGATTGTGAGGCCAAAGAGCCGACCCGTGCAAGTGCTCAAATGGCttcccattttttgggggggggggataaaataaaataagtcacCTCCATCCTGTTGACATGGAGCCACAACTCACacttggcgtttttttttttttttcctagcaaTTTATTCCAAGATTTCCACAAATTCCTTTGCCATTTTTCCTCCCGCTTGACGCAGCGTCGATGAACAGTCGTGAGCCGTTGGCGATAGCTCACCGAGTTCGTGCCGGAGAGTTGAGGGGGCGCCGCCGccgtggtggtgatgatgatgcacAAAGGGATTGCGGGAGACGTAGTCCAGCGTTTGTGCTCAAAGCAAAGCGTTGTGACGTCACAGCCCCgaacacgtgtgtgtgtttgagccCCATTGTTAAATTGACACGTGCACACGGTGTGTGTATAGCAcatccaatcaatcaatctgtAAATAAATAGCAGAATATAAACATTACCTACACTCTACACTGATCACACTTGGTTGCTCTGGCGTCGCCATGGATACACAACATGTGCACAGGGGGAGGGAGGGTCGGGGGAGGACGGAGACCTGTGCGGACCGATCAGAGCCGGTCGCGGGTCACCACCCAGATGTACGGGCCGCTCTGCTCCTCGatgaccaccttgacctggtggTACACCTCTTCGAAAGTGTCGCCGTGCACGATGGCTGCGCGCGCACAGAAAGAGGCGCGTTGTGTAAATGTTGGCAATAGCCGCAAAAAACGTACTCCCGAGATCGCAGAACTTGACTTTTTACAGACTTTTCGTATCGGTCACGGAGTCCGACAACTGATACTTGGAGCCCGCGTTCGTTCGTTCGCGCGCACGCGACAGCGACATAACTTGGAGTGAGTCAAAGTGAAGCTCATCTTTACTTACCAGTGAAGCACTCCAGGAAGTCCTGTTCCATTTTGATGGCTCGATCTAGAACCTTCCTGGCCTGATCCTCAGACAGACGCTTGTTCAGgtcgctacacacacacacacaatgagaaCGTTGCCCAACCAGCGGGCAGCTGGGTGGCCCGACGGACTCACAGGACGTTCTCCAGGGATCGCGGTCTGATGAAGATGGCGATGGGGTGGAGGTGAGCGGCCTGCAGCCTCCTCACGGCGTTGGCCGACACGTCCAGGATGCAGTGCTTGCCCTGCGCCGGCGCAAAGGCGGTAAAAAGAGTCGCcgcggaccggaccggaccggaccgcgACCGGAGGGGCCTCACCTGCCGGGCCACCTGCCTGACGCTCTGCACCGACGTGCCGTACAGGTGGTTGTTGTACTGGCCCGCCTCGATGAAGTGATGCGATTGGATGTCACGCTCCATCTGTTCGCGGGACGACACAAAATGGTAATCCCGCCCGTCCGCCTCGTAGTCCCTGCGGGGGCGAGTCGTATCTGGGGAGGTGGGACCGAGTCGCAGGTCAGTACGCCGTTGGAACGAAAGTTGTTTCACTTTGAATACAAAACGTGTCATTCAAGTCGTTGTAGGttgagtttgacagtaaacagtTTTGAAGAACCCTGAAGTACAGCGCGACCGCcgcttacgaaattaatcccttctggaagttgttttgtaacctgaattgtttttttttttgtccccccccccccccataccgGAGACGCTCGCAAGCAGAGGTACCGCGGTATTTGCCAAATAGTCGAGTCAACCGATTTCAGGTGACGGCTGGCCTCTTCCCGAACTTGGACGGGACCAACGCAGTTCCGGTCTGTCAATTTGCGTCTTTGCGAGTCCCGAGTCGCTCGGACTCACGTGGCACGCAGGAGCCGAACTTGTCCGGGAAGTCCGTCAGCAGGTCATCGTTGACTCGGTCCTTGGTGGGGCCCAGGACGATGACGGGTCTGGCGTAGTCCACTGCGGACACAGCGCTTATGTCACGTCGGCTTGCTCACGTTTGACAGAAAACTCTGAGTGCGAATCCGCGGGGACCCACCTTCCGTCTGCCCCACTGCCTCGTAGCTTTGGACCGGCCCTGCGGCGGGACACCACAGCGGTGACACGCGGCCTTTCCATCCCGTCCCCGCAATTGCCGTCGGAACGCAACTCACCTCGACCCTTCGTCCGGGACCACTCCTTCCTCTCGACCCTGAAAGAAAAACCGGCGTAAAAACGACATCCGTGGGCGTGAAAGCGCTGGCGCCGTCCTACCTGTGCTTGGACGGGATGTAtcccagctcttccagctcgcCCTGCTGGTTGACCCGCCTGGCCTGCCACCATTCGTCGTCGGAGCTGTCAATCACGTGAAGCACCTCCCCGAAGTTGAAGTCCAGCGCTTGGGACAGGACGCCGCAGTCCCACGTTTTGTCGTAGTCGAACAACGCCCTGCCGCACAAGCGGTGGCGTGGACGCCTCGCTGAGTTACCCCCGGGGGTACTTCCTTTCctgtgggcggggggggggggggggggtctgcgtTACCTGACGTAGAAACTTCGGTTGGCTCGCAGGCTTCCTGGCGAGCTGTTCATCATCTGCTCCCGCAGGTCGTGGATCTTGGCTTCAAAGCGGCTGTATTCTACGTCAAGACACACACGTGCGCGTACAGAATCCATCAAAAGGTGGAAACGCAACGCAGACGCTGACGGAGGTCAAAGTGCACCGCTCACCCTCGGGTCTGTACTGTGTTACTATGGTAACATTCTGACCGGCGTTCttcagcgccgccgccgcctgttCGTGCGTGGCGAACCTGAGATCCACCCCGTTCACCTGCATCCAAATACACAGCGTCGCTGAAGGTGTGACGCCACCGCGTCGGGGTTTTCGTACGTCGCACGCACGCTGAGGATCTGGTCACCCTTCTGCAGCTCGCCGCTGAGGTCGGCGGGGCCCCCGGCGAGGATGAAAGAGATGAAGATCCCTTCGCCGTCCTCGCCCCCGACGATGTTGAAGCCCAGGCCGCTGGCGCCGCGCTGCACGCACACGCGGCGCGGCTCTCGGCCGTAGTCGTCCTCGCCCGTCATGCCGCGGTGCGGCGGAGAGTAGCGGCGGGGGGACGGCGGCGGGAGGGCTTGCGGGTAATCGCACATGTAGTCTGGCTCCATGTAGGCTGCAAGGAGGAGATGTAagcgtgggggggtgggggtggggggggtcgcaCAAGATTGTGACACAGCAATACGTGGAAGTCCTCGGCGCCAAATCACTACTTTTGTCACGCCAAAACTCCTACGCGGACGTACAGCTGGTGAGGTCCGGGGGGCTGAACCGCTCGGCTGAGTGGATGTAGTGCGGGGTGGGCGTGGCCACCTTCAGGTACACCACCTCGCCCGTGTTCTTCAGGGCCGCCACGGCATCTTCGTGCAGGACGTCCTCGAGAGATAAATGGTTGACCTGCGGGGGTCAAAGTTCAGCAGTGAGCTTCAggggagaggaagaaaaaaaaaaaaaaaaaggcacaccgGAGTACGCACGGCGAGGATCTTGTCGCCGATCTGAAGGCGGCCATCCCGTTGCGCTGCGCCGCCTTCGATGATCTTGGTGACGTAGATGCTGTTGTCTCCCGGGACGTGCTGGTTCCCGATCCCGCCGGCGATGCTGAAGCCCAGACCTGCCGCCCGCACACCAAAACTACGTCAACGTCCGTCCTCTGCGCCACTTTGGccgcgcccccgcccccgctccCACCTTTGGGTCCCTTCATCAGCTTGATCTTGGCCGTGTGCTCGCCGAGCGGGCGTCGCCTCAGGACGTAGAGCCGCACCACGGGGCCCGCCTCTTTCAGGGCCTCCACGGCCACCGAGTGCGTGACCTCGCGCACGTCCACGTCGTTGACGAACACGATGCTGTCGTTCACCCTGGGGACGGACGCGCAGAAAAAGGTGTGCGTGTGCAAGCCCGCCTGTCCGTCCGCACGGAGTACACGCGGACGTACCTCAGACGTCCGTCCTGGGCGGCGGCCCCCCCGGGAATGATCTTGGTGATGAAGATGGACGGATCATCTCCAATGTGAGGATTGTCAGTCCCTCCCGCGATGCTGAAGCCCAAACCAGAGTTGCCCTAGCGTGCGCACATGAGGCCGCTGAACCTCGGCGCCTTGACACATGCGTCCGATTCTCGACGGCTCCTTTCGGTGCAGCCCCCGGCGGCCACGCCGGGGGCTGCACTAACATCTCTGATATGTCACATCTGACTGTGCATACTGTgacattgtctgtctacatttgTTGCTGCACCGTTTGCGTTCACAGCACCATTGTATTATAACACGGTTAGCCCGTCTATGCCATTTACCATTACGTGTTAGCTGTGTCAGCTCGCAATGCGTGGGTGCATGCGTGTGCACTCACTCTCTCCAGTGTGATCTCCTCATATTCCAACTCTCCTTCAGATCCGTTCATCTGTGAAAACACGCCAAGGGTTAACTCGTATTcgaacccccctcccccgcttTTGATGATTGGTTGCCGTGACGACTATCTCCTTCAGGCACGAGGCAGCCGTAACTGACAGTCACGGCGAGAGAGTCCCTCGGCCGTTGCTATAATGTGTGAGGAACTGACGCCCCCCTGGAAACATGTTTCATCTTGCCCGCATTAAGCTATAATCACCAAAAACACttcaatgtcatttaaaatgcttCTTAAAACTTTCAACAGATATCCCTGAAAAATCCGGCGGAAGTGGACACGTAGATGTTCAAAGGGCAAAGACCCTGGCTATCTCCTGCTAacgacccaggctaaacttgtTGGCATGCTCGTGTTTCAGTAAAGATGTATCACTTCAATACAGACTTGACATGAACTGCTACTTTCAGAGCTTTGGTGACAGAGTGTTagagagaaggggaaaaaaaaacaaaacaaaaacaaataactcaTGACGGAAAACAACAAATTCAAGAATTAAATTCACTAATATCTCGCAAATTCAGTTCATTGTGCGGCTCCTCCTCGTGCATCCCCCTTAGCTATTGTGTGGCGTTATAATGCAAGTATGCAGACACAaagacagatttaaaaaaaaaaaaaaaaaaaatgccgagtATTAGGATgccgtctacatgtgttgcaacTCCATTCGTGTTCAAATATCCAATCCCTGAAGCGTCACAACATCGCTACATAGACACTTCtcattagcctgtctatgggGTTTCTCAATATGtgtagcattaagctagtggactTAAAGATAAAATGATTGTAtgtaattgttgttgttgaaagttTCTTCAAGCAAGTATTGATCCACCCGTTAGCCTGCCAATGCATAAGGCAAAattgtttgattatttgaaatacACTGCGGTATTTGTCTCGGTTTTATGTATAGCTTGACAGCAgtcttcaacttttttttttgaaggatttGGGGATCACAGTACacaggcaattaaaaaaatatgtggcaGTGTCAATTACGAGTGAATTTTCACGATTCCCAGACCGTGAATGCTCGGCGGTGGGTAACAAAATCATCATTTTGCCCGAGTGGGGGGTGGAATGGCTGCGTGGCAGGTGGAAGGATGAGGAGATGACACGGTTTATGtccagaaggaggaggaggaggaggaggaggttgtgGAGTCTGTGATTATGTAACGGCGAGGTTAGTTACACTTCACACTCAGTTTCCCATGACACCTGCGTGTCTGCACACGACGAGGAGGAGGCTGTGTTGAAGCTAAAACGTtttttcggaatgtgggagaaaggcGAAAACTGGGGCAAGTACGGAACCCCCACAAAGACGCAGACTCCCCACATACGGTGGCATTCAAACTCCCAACCTCCCAACTGTTCACCGCTGCTCAAGCGTGCAGTTCTCCCCGCCCGCGACGCCATTCGCAGGCCTCAATGAGTTGACACCGGCTCGGTCCGGCAAAAGGTGAACTTGGAAATGTTACCATCATCCTTTGCCTGTGTCGCTTGGCTCGGCGCACGTTGTTGATGAATCGTCGTCCCATCTTCTTGGCGTACCACACCGACAcgaacatcacttcctgtctcCGCAGCGTCTTGCCCCCTCGGTGGTGGGGGAATTgcgggggcggtggggggggggttacataAAGATGGAGGAGTGACGGACGAACGGTCGAGCGGTCTCGCTAGGTCTTCCCGTTACCGTCGGCTCGGTTCATCTCGGTAAGGGtggaggagggtggggggagAAGCGGACTAATGAGCAAACCCGACGAGATGATGCTCCTCGGCGGtcgtcatcctcatcctccCCCGCTCGCTGTGATCAACTCAACTGCTGAGTTtctttctccctccctctctctctctctctctctctctctgccccctcccccatctATGCCAGGAATCACCTCCCCTGCGCgatgtcacacacacacgcacacaaaaatccTGCTACCATGGCGACCCCATCCCCCTTTTCTTGCCCATTGCCATGGTGACGAGGAGGAAAGTGTGTTGTTAGCGTTGGTACGTACAGTGAGCGCAGCAGGCTGTGCGAGCGTGTCCAGGTGTGTGCGGGCGAACTCGGGGGCGTGTCCGTCAGTCACGTCTCCATGGTCGTCGTCGTCATGGTAACTGTACTTCTGCGAGGGATACGCGCGCGCACAGTCACAAAGCAAGCGTTAGCACTTAGCAGCTAGCGTGACCCGGAAACAGCCGGCGGCGGCGTCTTCCGACGTTTGTGTGACCCGAGCGAAGAGCAGGAAGTGGAAGACGCACAAGCGGCAAGTgtgttaacacacacacacacacacagagacaaagacACACGTGTGCACGTACGCTTGCGCGCACGCACCCAGAAAAGTGTAAAGACGGACGGGTTCCGTCAGAACACACACGAGCACACAGACGTGTGCCGCTCTGCTCTTACCTTGGTGGTGACAATGCAGAGGCAGTCcatatccacacacacacacactcacacagacatttttacacacacacagacacatgcacgcactcacatagacacacactcacacacacacacacacacacacacacactgctcgCTCTTTATGCCCCCCACCCTCTCTCCACTGTTCTCCTCCTCCGCTTCCCACCGTCTGTCGACAATGAGCCAACGAGgggaggagagggggggggggtgcagcaaTGAGTGTTATtttctgattggggggggggggggtcacctcCTTGACGACAGAGCCAgagaagagaggagaggagaggagggggCCGTGCGCCTGTTGCCTTGGTGTGATGCAGCTGTTGCTAAGGAACGGCGGCCGGACGGGAGTCGCACCTGCACAGGTGTCCTCGGAGGGCTCGGCGCGTGGCTCTCACACACGGCCAGCTCGTAGAACTCTTGGATGTCTGCGCACACAATTATGACAGGTTTGAGGATGCCAAAAATATGACTGACAACCACATATACTACtgcagggggagggggggggggtgagagcgCACAGgcaataaaaatatcaaaattataAAAACTGAACAGGATTTCGTGCTGTAGCGCACCGTGTTGTGCATCTGGTTACCCAGAGacattttccttgtttttgcaaaatgtttttttctttgaaataaatCAATCCTCTGGTTTGGACACATGAAGACAAAAGGAGATTGTCGTCGGGCGCGCTCAACTGCCAGCGCTTGCCAGAAAGCGTCGACGTTGCTGTCGGCCTCTTAACCAGTTTTCTTCCGGTCTTTTTGTCAGTTTCAAGAGAGGCTTTCACCTCTTTGGTAATGTCAACGTTCGGCTAGATTTTCTCCACTTAacttaattttcttcactgcgcTCCGTGGAATATTTAACGACTTGGAAATTTTTTAGAACCCGAGAAGAATGACATCCCTGTTTTAGGAGGCGCAAGTGGATTATCatgtattttaaattacatCTCACAAagattgtccccccccccccccatatggTCGCtggcaaaacttttttttttttttctctcttgatGGCGCACACACCTGGCATTTGGGCAAAATGTCTGTCGACTTATTATACGCACTGTACATAATGAAAACGGGAGTACCGAGCAACGCCTGAAAGAGGTCACTCTGGAAGATGTTGAGCAGCTTCTGCGCCTCTTCCCCTTTGACCCCATCCGAGCAGGCCTCCATCAGCTGCAACGCTCGCTGGGTGTCTGGAAACAAAAACGGACGGCGCAGGTGAGCCCGACGCAAAAGCCCGTTTGTTCGaaatctctaaaaaaaaaaaaaagaaaaaggtcgcGTCTCACCGTCCCGCTTCAACGGCATGTCGTCCTCCGATCCCGCGGAAAATCCTCTTTAGGGATTTGCTCGGCGCGCTGCATGCCGGGTAGCGAAGTCTGACGAAAGGCTTGACCCCCCCCTCAGACCCGAATGCGGGAACGACCGACACGGGTGACGAAATCCTCGGCAGAGGGATTTGAACGATCAGGCGGGCAAGAACGGTGGTGTTGTggtctcctcccccccccccgtttttttttttttttttttgggtgatccTATACCGCGTACATCCAGAACGGCAGACCTGCAATGTTTTCAGTCAAGCAGTCTCTGACGCCGCAAAGGGAAGAGCAAGAAGGCCTTGCAGGTTCCACTGCTGACTGCTTCATCATTCAAACTTCAGTGGTTTCAACTGATTGGCACGGATCGGTGGGCAACTTCTCCGCAAATTGCTTgctcattttttcttctttttcgcACAATATCTTGCCGGCGGACTCGTTTTCATTTCATCTCCTCGACCGGCCCCCTGCCAGACAAAACGCCGACGTCGTCCTATTTTTCTGATGAAACGGGACACGCCGTGAAGCGTCGGGAACGGAGAACGGTACTGCGTGTCCCACGTTCGAAAAGTCATCACATACGTGTATTCTGTACTCATAATAAGGAAAACATTTTCCGTTCCGTGGGGCCGGGGCCTGAGAGTCAAGTCGCGACTGGAGCGAGCTACAGGAATGAAGTCAACTCGACAAAATGACTCGGAGAGGTCTCGCATTTCACTTTTCCTCTCGCTTTCTCTGTGTACATGCAAACAcgagtcaaagacaaaaaactgTTTTGACATCTGAGAAAAGCGTCTCTGGTTTTTATTTCGGCTCGTATTAAGTCATCACTCTTCGGGCAAAGAAAAGGTGCGATTTCATGTTGGAGGGCAACAGGTGGGCTCCAGAAATCCGGAAATCATTCCGTTGCTTAGATGCTGACAAACATTCACGGACTGAACCTCAAGGCAAATTCCTCAGTCGATGCAGTTTTGCGCGTTTCTCTGTTTAAAGTTCAAATGTTGTATTACAGTCGTGTTTTCCCCTGTAGTTCATACATTTCTTGTTGTAGGCAATAAGGGAGTTATTTGAtgtattaccccccccccccctcaaaccAATCCGACGATTAATCGGTTATCAGCCTGGAAAAATCTAAAGTTTTCTAGTGACACACAATTGTTTTGTTATCAAAAGTTTAAAACAACCCCCAGAAAAATATGGAGCTTAATCCAGTATTTATAAAATGTCCTCTCGTCTGAACTttagttgtttttcttcagaggTGAGCTCAAAGCCACCCgcactaatgaggataagcgctccAGAAACGGGACGCAGGGTCACGTGACTTCCAAAATCCAGCAGCTGACGCGTTGGGCCGCACGGGCAACCTCTCCAAAATGCGCGACGGGGAAAACGGCCGCACCTTTCTTTCCCGTCCTCTCCGACGATCAGCTCTCGAGCTCACTTCTTGCGAAACAGGTAGATGGGCTTTTTCTCACCTGGAAATAAACTTCAGGTCAGCGTGTGCCGGCGCGTGCCAGCGTGCCAGTGCGCGTACCCGTCACCGTGAGAAGTCTGTAGGAGCTGAAACCCACATTGTCCATCAAGTAGGAGGTGAAGTGCTCTGGTCTCACTTGTAAACTCCTGTAGTGACGGTATGTGGTCGCCTAGCAGACATGGAAGACACCAGACATTTTAGTCTTCCCGAATCCAGCGACCTTTGACACGTGCGCGCCCTACCGAGGCTTTCTTGCTGCGGCCGTAGCGGCGCCACGGCTGCGGCTCGAGGATGAACAAGCCGCCCGGCGACAGGCTCCGATAGGCTCGTCTGAAGAGTCGGGCGAGGCCCTCGTCGCCGGCCTGCAGCTGCGCCCACTTGGTCACGCCCAGACACATGACCACGTCGTACTGACCCCGTCCGGGCCACGCCTCCCGCTCCGACACGTAGTCGCCCTGTCGCCGAGCGCGGGGCGGTCAATTtcagcgcggcggcggcggcaaacGGGAAGCGGCGCGGCGCGGCGCGACACTCGCCTGGACGAAGGAGACGTTGGTGGGAAACCTGCGCGAGGGCGGCGGTGCGGCCAGGAGGAGAGGAGGCGCGGCCAGAGGACCGCGGCTCAACCTCAGCGACAGCGGGAACGCCAGGAGGCGCagggcctcctcctcctccgtcggCGCCTTTTTGGCTCCCTCTCCACTTGGCGAGgcgctcctcctcttcctctcctcttccaCCAGGTCATGTGACAGGAAGTGCCGGACATTCTGCTCGGCGGCTCGGACCAGTCGCCcgtccacctccacccccaGGATGTGCACGGGGTTGAAAGCGCGGGCCACGGTCAAGGTGAGGTGACCGGCGCCGCAGCCCACGTCCAATGCCTTCTTGTCTCGGAACCAATCGGCCCGCAGCAAGCGGAGGCGCGCGTCCTCTGCCGGCCCGACGCGCCCCTCCCAACCGTTGCCATAGAAACCGTGGTAGCCGTAGTACCGGCAACAGTTGCCGTACTCGTAGCGGCGTCTGCCCTTCTTCTCCGGGGGCTTGCGTGTGCGCCTGTGGAGCAGCGGTGGAACCTGGAAGTCTGGGGCCCGAGCAAACGTTGACCGGGTAGCCGAGTGCCGAGATGTGGTTGGGGAATTAACTCATTCGCCGCACTTGCCATTCATATACGTGAACAGGAACACTACAGTTTACCGCCAAGGACGCGTACGGTCGGCAGGAATGCCTTTCAACAGGGAGTCGGTGACGTGGGCCTTGTCCGCCTTGTCTTTGAAATTCAGGTTTGCCATGACAAACACGCCCGCTAGATGGGAGTGTTGCACTCCTTCTGATTTTAGACAAGTCAAACTTGAAATGCCTGCACGTAATTAAGTCGGATAATTTTACGCATCTCACATTTGGGTGAAGGATTTATGTGTATGGTTATCACGCAGTGTATGTTATGACAGGGGAAAAAGgttttgtgaggaaaagcggagCCGCTGATGGTACTCTGCTCGGACTTTTGGGGAATTTATCAAAACTAATTGAATTCCAAGGATAAAACATACTCGGGGAAATCCGTGGAAGCATAATTTGATTTCCGAATCATACAACCATCATATTCGATATGTTTGCATTTGAGTCTGGACACTCACCTGTCGAGTCCCGCCCCTCCCGCCAGCGGCGTGCGGAAGCGGGCCGCTTCCGTCACctcggcgacgacgacgacgtgcgCCGGCACTGCGGAAGCGGTGCGCCGTCGACTCCTCTGACGCCGGTCGGCGGACTTGCGCGTGGCGCCGGGCGCCGGGCACGAGTGTCTCCTGGGAAGGATCGGGGACGGGGCGACGTCCTCGCGACAGGTGATGGCGGTGTTGAGCTCGCAAGGGAGCGGGGACGCCGCCGCGCTGTCCTCTCTGGACAAAACCGGAACTGTCACGGGGAAACATCAgttaccgggcgaagtcgcgaTTTACCGACCGCCGCCACGCGATATTTTGTGGTACTTGTTCACAGTGAACCCAACGCGGTAAAGAAGATGTTCATGTAGTTTTACTCCCCAACATATTCAAATCACACCCATCAGCGACCTCGGTCCCGAACACACGCAAATACCGAGGTCGACTTCACCGTGTCTGCACGCCGGCGGGCATCTCACCAGTCAATCCGTCTGTGGAGAGAAAGATGGGGCGGGCTGCCGCCTGCTTGTCACCGCCGTGGTGGTTCCGGTGTCTCCTCCTGGACTTGAGGGGGGACAGCAGGACCCCCGCCGCCTCACCGCCACACCTTCCCTCTCCCTTGAGGTTCAAAGGGTCCGTGATGTCTCGGGGGACCAGAATGTCGACGGGGTCCCCGCTGCGGGACGGCAGGGGCGAACTCTTCGGCGTCATCTGGTTCGTTGCCCTGACGACAAGCAAGGGATCAAAGTCAGATAACGTACGGCCACGGAACAACAATCATATTGCCTTGGCGGTGGGGAAACGTCACCAAGTACAAATATTCCCCAATGATAATTCAGTAGATTCTTCTGAAAACTTTTACTCCatctcgttaaaaaaaaaaaaaaaaattataatcctTATTTATTGGCTTGttactttttcaaataaaacatgacatgtgaaaaaaaacgtAACACTTCAAATCTTGTTACGTGGACAgaattgaatgtaaaaaaaaaaaaaaattggttctaGAAAATGAAATTGCTCACTGCGGCCTTTTGCCACCTCAGGAGGTGAGCGCTTCCTTACCTGTTGACATCTTCGTCCAACAACGAGTTGAGGTTGAGCGGGTCGAAAATGTTCCCACCCAACAGGAAGTGAGTGGGCAGCGCCGACTCCACTTGACCGTCGCTGTGGACGCGGCGACGGCGCTTGCTCAGCCCCTTGAAGGCGGCGCCCACCGAGTAGCGC comes from Syngnathoides biaculeatus isolate LvHL_M chromosome 21, ASM1980259v1, whole genome shotgun sequence and encodes:
- the LOC133494617 gene encoding 7SK snRNA methylphosphate capping enzyme-like isoform X2; the encoded protein is MMMSLDKLKKVTVGRGPRAPANGRGQSALAAPAQRIPWKRYSVGAAFKGLSKRRRRVHSDGQVESALPTHFLLGGNIFDPLNLNSLLDEDVNRATNQMTPKSSPLPSRSGDPVDILVPRDITDPLNLKGEGRCGGEAAGVLLSPLKSRRRHRNHHGGDKQAAARPIFLSTDGLTVPVLSREDSAAASPLPCELNTAITCREDVAPSPILPRRHSCPAPGATRKSADRRQRSRRRTASAVPAHVVVVAEVTEAARFRTPLAGGAGLDRRTRKPPEKKGRRRYEYGNCCRYYGYHGFYGNGWEGRVGPAEDARLRLLRADWFRDKKALDVGCGAGHLTLTVARAFNPVHILGVEVDGRLVRAAEQNVRHFLSHDLVEEERKRRSASPSGEGAKKAPTEEEEALRLLAFPLSLRLSRGPLAAPPLLLAAPPPSRRFPTNVSFVQGDYVSEREAWPGRGQYDVVMCLGVTKWAQLQAGDEGLARLFRRAYRSLSPGGLFILEPQPWRRYGRSKKASATTYRHYRSLQVRPEHFTSYLMDNVRKSPSTCFARSELES
- the LOC133494617 gene encoding 7SK snRNA methylphosphate capping enzyme-like isoform X1 — encoded protein: MMMSLDKLKKVTVGRGPRAPANGRGQSALAAPAQRIPWKRYSVGAAFKGLSKRRRRVHSDGQVESALPTHFLLGGNIFDPLNLNSLLDEDVNRATNQMTPKSSPLPSRSGDPVDILVPRDITDPLNLKGEGRCGGEAAGVLLSPLKSRRRHRNHHGGDKQAAARPIFLSTDGLTVPVLSREDSAAASPLPCELNTAITCREDVAPSPILPRRHSCPAPGATRKSADRRQRSRRRTASAVPAHVVVVAEVTEAARFRTPLAGGAGLDRRTRKPPEKKGRRRYEYGNCCRYYGYHGFYGNGWEGRVGPAEDARLRLLRADWFRDKKALDVGCGAGHLTLTVARAFNPVHILGVEVDGRLVRAAEQNVRHFLSHDLVEEERKRRSASPSGEGAKKAPTEEEEALRLLAFPLSLRLSRGPLAAPPLLLAAPPPSRRFPTNVSFVQGDYVSEREAWPGRGQYDVVMCLGVTKWAQLQAGDEGLARLFRRAYRSLSPGGLFILEPQPWRRYGRSKKASATTYRHYRSLQVRPEHFTSYLMDNVGFSSYRLLTVTGEKKPIYLFRKK